A region from the Conexibacter woesei Iso977N genome encodes:
- a CDS encoding SDR family NAD(P)-dependent oxidoreductase: MSLNGRVALVTGGSGGIGAALCRALGAEGARVAVGYHDRTELAESIAQEVGGVAVPADLIVPRGPELLLEQVRESLGEVDILVANHGVAHRASFDEVDAGAWDETLAVNLRAPFLLAQQVIPHMKAQGWGRILFMSSVAAFTGGIVGPHYAASKAGLIGLTHHLASRVAEAGITVNALAPALIEHTDMLPGDPGYLARAIPVGRLGQPEEIADMATAMIRNAYMTSKVVSLDGGMHPR, encoded by the coding sequence GTGTCGCTGAACGGGCGCGTCGCGCTGGTGACGGGCGGCAGCGGCGGGATCGGCGCGGCGCTGTGCCGCGCGCTGGGCGCCGAGGGCGCGCGGGTGGCGGTCGGCTACCACGACCGGACCGAGCTGGCCGAGTCGATCGCGCAGGAGGTCGGCGGCGTCGCCGTGCCCGCCGACCTGATCGTGCCGCGCGGGCCGGAGCTGCTGCTCGAGCAGGTCCGGGAGTCGCTCGGCGAGGTCGACATCCTGGTGGCCAACCACGGCGTCGCGCACCGCGCGTCGTTCGACGAGGTCGACGCCGGCGCGTGGGACGAGACGCTCGCGGTCAACCTGCGCGCGCCGTTCCTGCTCGCCCAGCAGGTGATCCCGCACATGAAGGCCCAGGGCTGGGGCCGGATCTTGTTCATGTCCTCGGTCGCCGCGTTCACCGGCGGGATCGTCGGCCCGCACTACGCGGCGTCGAAGGCCGGCCTGATCGGCCTGACCCACCACCTCGCCTCACGCGTCGCCGAGGCCGGGATCACCGTCAACGCGCTGGCGCCCGCGCTGATCGAGCACACCGACATGCTGCCCGGCGACCCCGGCTACCTCGCGAGGGCGATCCCGGTCGGCCGGCTCGGGCAGCCTGAGGAGATCGCCGACATGGCCACCGCGATGATCCGCAACGCCTACATGACGTCCAAGGTGGTGTCCTTGGACGGCGGCATGCACCCGCGCTAG
- a CDS encoding galactokinase, giving the protein MTVSAFGPGRVNLIGEHTDYNGGLALPFAIAEGVTVTATPLDGTDIVAIAHDAGGEEDRFALAAPPRDGEGWRAFVRGMVAELTTAGHDLRPVRLEIRGTIAQGSGLSSSAALEVALALALLGTDPPAADRPALARLCSRVENDWVGARTGLLDQTASLLGEPGTALRIDFQTMEVTPIALDLQGWQLVTVDSGQSHSLSAADGYNERRAECAEACRVLDIETVSQAGLREAQDLQEPLRRRVLHVLDENARVDATVQALERHEIRDVGRLLDASHASLRDLYDSSTPQVEQTVQRLKDQGAAGARMVGGGFGGHVLALFPPGTPLPDDAHTVEPGPGAHLKD; this is encoded by the coding sequence ATGACCGTCTCGGCGTTCGGCCCCGGCCGCGTCAACCTCATCGGCGAGCACACCGACTACAACGGCGGGCTCGCGCTCCCGTTCGCCATTGCCGAAGGCGTGACGGTCACCGCGACCCCGCTCGACGGCACCGACATCGTCGCGATCGCCCACGACGCGGGCGGCGAGGAGGACCGCTTCGCGCTCGCCGCACCCCCGCGCGACGGCGAGGGCTGGCGCGCGTTCGTCCGCGGCATGGTCGCCGAGCTCACGACCGCCGGCCACGACCTCAGGCCCGTCCGGCTGGAGATCCGCGGCACGATCGCCCAGGGCTCGGGCCTCTCCTCGTCCGCCGCGCTCGAGGTCGCGCTCGCGCTGGCGCTGCTCGGCACCGACCCGCCCGCCGCCGACCGCCCGGCCCTCGCCCGCCTCTGCTCGCGCGTCGAGAACGACTGGGTCGGCGCCCGCACCGGCCTCCTGGATCAGACCGCCAGCCTGCTCGGCGAGCCCGGCACCGCGCTGCGGATCGACTTCCAGACGATGGAGGTCACCCCGATCGCGCTCGACCTCCAGGGCTGGCAGCTGGTCACCGTCGACTCCGGCCAGTCGCACTCGCTCTCGGCCGCCGACGGCTACAACGAGCGCCGCGCCGAGTGCGCCGAGGCCTGCAGGGTCCTGGACATCGAGACGGTCTCTCAAGCCGGGCTCCGCGAGGCCCAAGACCTACAGGAACCCCTGCGCCGCCGCGTCCTGCACGTCCTCGACGAGAACGCTCGCGTCGACGCCACCGTCCAGGCGCTGGAGCGCCACGAGATCCGGGACGTCGGCCGCCTGCTCGACGCCTCGCACGCGTCGCTGCGCGACCTCTACGACTCCTCGACACCGCAGGTGGAGCAGACCGTCCAGCGCCTGAAGGACCAAGGCGCCGCCGGTGCCCGCATGGTCGGCGGCGGCTTCGGCGGCCACGTGCTCGCGCTGTTCCCACCCGGCACGCCCCTCCCGGACGACGCGCACACGGTCGAGCCCGGCCCGGGCGCGCACCTCAAGGACTAG
- a CDS encoding inositol monophosphatase family protein: MMMLREETRIAVGAVREALAAAHAGAAGVRVEAKGALDVVTDVDVRVEDVVRGVLRRELGADAAVLGEERGGVDVRDGGTFWVVDPICGTRNFASGLPLWCVNLALVEDGAVTAAVVGDPSRGDELVVAQRGEGAWALAGTGDAGVRLSVSRASETVAFEDSHSAGPERERCARFVGALVRAHAYELRSLSTSLTLPYLAAGRVAAYAMFWTSAIHAAAGAFVAAEAGAVVTDLDGAPYGIESSSLLAAADAALHAELLALAA, from the coding sequence ATGATGATGTTGCGCGAGGAGACGCGGATCGCCGTCGGCGCGGTCCGGGAGGCGCTGGCCGCGGCCCATGCGGGTGCGGCGGGTGTGAGGGTCGAGGCCAAGGGCGCGTTGGACGTCGTGACCGATGTCGATGTGCGGGTGGAGGACGTCGTCCGGGGCGTGCTGCGGCGCGAGCTGGGCGCGGATGCCGCGGTGCTCGGCGAGGAGCGCGGTGGTGTGGACGTGCGCGACGGCGGGACGTTCTGGGTCGTCGACCCGATCTGCGGGACGCGCAACTTCGCGTCGGGGCTGCCGCTGTGGTGCGTGAACCTCGCGCTGGTGGAGGACGGCGCGGTGACCGCGGCGGTCGTCGGCGACCCGTCGCGCGGCGACGAGCTGGTCGTCGCGCAGCGCGGCGAGGGCGCGTGGGCGCTGGCGGGCACGGGCGACGCCGGCGTGCGGCTCTCCGTCTCACGCGCGAGCGAGACCGTGGCCTTCGAGGACTCCCACTCCGCCGGGCCGGAGCGCGAGCGCTGCGCGCGGTTCGTCGGCGCGCTGGTCCGGGCACACGCCTACGAGCTGCGCTCGCTGTCGACCTCGCTGACGCTCCCCTACCTCGCCGCGGGCCGCGTCGCGGCCTACGCGATGTTCTGGACCTCGGCGATCCACGCCGCCGCCGGCGCGTTCGTGGCGGCCGAGGCCGGCGCGGTCGTCACCGACCTCGACGGCGCCCCGTACGGGATCGAGTCATCGTCCTTGCTCGCCGCCGCCGACGCGGCGCTGCACGCCGAGCTGCTGGCGCTGGCGGCCTAG
- a CDS encoding sodium:solute symporter family protein has protein sequence MLAASDVRLDTNALDFAILGVYFVVVLGIGFAAKRYIKTSLDYFLSGRSLPAWITGLAFVSANLGATEILGQGANGAQYGVATVNYYWIGAVPAMVFLGLVMMPFYYGSRVRSVPEYLLMRFDKRSHLFNSYSFALATVLIAGVNLFALALVLKLLLGWAIITGILVAAVIVLIYITLGGLSSAIYNEVLQFFVILAALIPLTIVGLHDAGGWSGLKNHIRDSKLGEAGLHALQGTDPGHVTNPIGATWIGIVFGLGFVLSFGYWTTNFAEVQRALSARDLSAGQRTPLIGAYPKLLIPAVVVLPGMIAVWKIQGLGGSNSDYAYNNAIPLLMNEYLPNGMLGIALTGLMASFMAGVAANVSAFNTVVTTDIVEPYIAKNRDDAFYIRIGRYVTVGGIVVAIGTALIASSYQNLQNYLQALFSIFNAPLFATFIIGMFWKRMTPTAGLWGLITGTIAALVAYVGYKWAGWFDFGTDLNESFWGAGSAFVLDAVVTVAVTLVTVPKPVSELQGLVWGMANKEDASLAVAHDRWWESPKLLGFGAIGLGLILTIVFW, from the coding sequence ATGCTCGCCGCCTCCGACGTGCGCCTGGACACGAACGCGCTGGACTTCGCGATCCTCGGCGTCTACTTCGTCGTCGTGCTCGGCATCGGGTTCGCGGCCAAGCGCTACATCAAGACGTCGCTGGACTACTTCCTGTCCGGCCGGTCGCTGCCCGCGTGGATCACGGGCCTGGCGTTCGTGTCCGCGAACCTGGGCGCGACGGAGATCCTGGGCCAGGGCGCCAACGGCGCGCAGTACGGCGTCGCGACGGTCAACTACTACTGGATCGGCGCCGTCCCGGCCATGGTCTTCCTCGGCCTGGTGATGATGCCGTTCTACTACGGCTCGCGGGTGCGGTCGGTGCCGGAGTACCTGCTGATGCGCTTCGACAAGCGCTCGCACCTCTTCAACTCCTACTCGTTCGCGTTGGCCACCGTGTTGATCGCGGGCGTGAACCTGTTCGCGCTGGCGCTGGTCCTGAAGCTGCTGCTCGGCTGGGCGATCATCACCGGGATCCTGGTCGCCGCGGTGATCGTGTTGATCTACATCACGCTCGGCGGCCTGTCCTCGGCGATCTACAACGAGGTCCTGCAGTTCTTCGTGATCCTGGCGGCGCTGATCCCGCTGACGATCGTCGGCCTGCACGACGCGGGCGGCTGGAGCGGGCTGAAGAACCACATCCGCGACTCCAAGCTGGGCGAGGCCGGGCTGCACGCGCTGCAGGGGACGGATCCGGGGCACGTCACCAACCCGATCGGGGCGACGTGGATCGGGATCGTCTTCGGCCTCGGCTTCGTGCTGTCGTTCGGCTACTGGACGACGAACTTCGCGGAGGTTCAGCGAGCGTTGAGCGCCCGCGACCTCTCGGCGGGTCAGCGGACGCCGCTGATCGGCGCCTACCCGAAGCTGCTGATCCCGGCGGTCGTGGTCCTGCCGGGCATGATCGCGGTCTGGAAGATCCAGGGGCTGGGCGGCTCGAACTCCGACTACGCCTACAACAACGCGATCCCGCTGCTGATGAACGAGTACCTGCCCAACGGCATGCTCGGGATCGCGCTGACCGGCCTGATGGCGTCGTTCATGGCGGGGGTGGCGGCCAACGTGTCGGCGTTCAACACGGTGGTGACGACCGACATCGTCGAGCCCTACATCGCCAAGAACCGCGACGACGCGTTCTACATCAGGATCGGCCGCTACGTGACGGTCGGCGGGATCGTCGTGGCGATCGGGACCGCGCTGATCGCGTCGTCGTACCAGAACCTGCAGAACTACCTGCAGGCGCTGTTCTCGATCTTCAACGCGCCGCTGTTCGCGACGTTCATCATCGGCATGTTCTGGAAGCGGATGACGCCGACGGCCGGCCTGTGGGGGCTGATCACGGGGACGATCGCCGCGCTGGTCGCCTACGTGGGGTACAAGTGGGCGGGCTGGTTCGACTTCGGGACCGACCTCAACGAGTCGTTCTGGGGCGCGGGCTCGGCGTTCGTGCTCGACGCGGTCGTGACCGTCGCGGTCACGCTGGTCACCGTGCCCAAACCGGTGAGCGAGCTGCAGGGGTTGGTCTGGGGCATGGCCAACAAGGAGGACGCGTCGCTCGCGGTGGCCCACGACCGCTGGTGGGAGTCGCCGAAGCTGCTCGGGTTCGGGGCGATCGGCCTGGGCCTCATCCTGACGATCGTGTTCTGGTAG
- a CDS encoding UTP--glucose-1-phosphate uridylyltransferase, which translates to MDDDALAAALAKLEQDGAGPEIRAAFERRFAQLQDPQAGLLHGDDLEPLADADVPHLDDLDAGDPQAILDRVVVIKLNGGLGTSMGLTGPKALIEVKPGRTFLDVIAHQVEHAGLPLVLMDSFSTRDATRAALPGVRDFLQSREPKLDAQTHAPITWTKDLNLEWCPPGHGDVYVSLAASGTLQALLDEGRDWAFISNSDNLGATVDPRIPAYAAAHDIPFVMETVRGTAADRKGGHVARRRDDGRLTLRETAQAPPGDPSFTDFERWRFYNTNNLWVDLNHLHRLLQHDPAGPHLPLIVNRKTVDPRDPRSPQVLQLETAMGAALGAIDGAQAVLVPRTRFAPVKTTDDLLVVRSDAYTIDDAGLVKPTFEGDGPPVVALDPKFYKSLPDMEQRFPHGAPSLREATALTVEGDVTFGADVTVIGAVTVREGDPVGDHAILRG; encoded by the coding sequence ATGGACGACGACGCGCTTGCCGCCGCTCTCGCCAAGCTGGAGCAGGACGGCGCCGGGCCCGAGATCCGCGCCGCGTTCGAGCGGCGCTTCGCCCAGCTGCAGGATCCGCAGGCCGGGCTGCTGCACGGCGACGACCTCGAACCCCTCGCTGACGCCGACGTCCCGCACCTCGACGACCTCGACGCCGGCGACCCGCAGGCGATCCTCGACCGCGTCGTCGTCATCAAGCTCAACGGCGGCCTCGGCACCTCGATGGGCCTCACCGGCCCGAAGGCGCTGATCGAGGTCAAGCCCGGCCGCACGTTCCTCGACGTCATCGCCCACCAGGTCGAGCACGCCGGCCTCCCGCTCGTCCTCATGGACTCGTTCTCGACCCGGGACGCGACCCGCGCCGCGCTCCCCGGCGTCCGCGACTTCCTGCAGTCGCGCGAGCCCAAGCTCGACGCGCAGACGCACGCGCCCATCACCTGGACCAAGGACCTCAACCTGGAGTGGTGCCCGCCCGGCCACGGCGACGTGTACGTGTCGCTCGCCGCCTCCGGGACCCTGCAGGCGCTCCTGGACGAAGGCCGCGACTGGGCCTTCATCTCCAACAGCGACAACTTGGGCGCGACCGTCGACCCGCGCATCCCCGCCTACGCCGCCGCGCACGACATCCCCTTCGTCATGGAGACCGTCCGCGGCACCGCCGCCGACCGCAAGGGCGGCCACGTCGCCCGCCGCCGCGACGACGGCCGCCTCACGCTGCGCGAGACCGCCCAGGCCCCACCCGGCGACCCGTCGTTCACCGACTTCGAGCGCTGGCGCTTCTACAACACCAACAACCTCTGGGTCGACCTCAACCACCTCCACCGACTCCTCCAACACGACCCCGCCGGCCCCCACCTCCCGCTGATCGTCAACCGCAAGACCGTCGACCCGCGCGACCCGCGCTCGCCCCAAGTCCTCCAACTCGAGACCGCGATGGGCGCCGCGCTCGGCGCGATCGACGGCGCCCAGGCCGTCCTCGTACCCCGCACCCGCTTCGCGCCCGTCAAGACGACCGACGACCTGCTCGTCGTCCGCTCCGACGCCTACACCATCGACGACGCCGGCCTCGTCAAGCCGACGTTCGAAGGCGACGGTCCACCCGTCGTCGCCCTCGACCCCAAGTTCTACAAGTCGCTGCCCGACATGGAGCAGCGCTTCCCCCACGGCGCGCCGTCGCTGCGCGAGGCCACCGCCCTCACCGTCGAGGGCGACGTCACCTTCGGCGCGGACGTCACCGTCATCGGCGCCGTCACCGTCCGGGAAGGCGACCCGGTCGGCGACCACGCGATACTCCGCGGATGA
- a CDS encoding S53 family peptidase, translated as MMHRSIRRALLASTTAVAALTPAIAAVPAQAAQPGRATLDGSTPAWAQPARDQGAADASQPTEIKVYLPLRDEATAIQMVRDVSDPKSANYGKYLSPDDFRSRFAPTTADVQAVSQFLTDSGLQVGSVPSNNHSITATGTLQQVETAFGVDVHKYAFRGKILNAPTGALSVPAALAGKVLAVSGVDQSGALTKPANAGSRAADSAYKTAAPDAPAAAAPKPAASLKAKSTTGAPPPDAFVNAPPCSVYFGEKIATDLPKAYGTYQPYAPCGYTPAQFQGAYGTTQAIQHQLDGRGITVAITDAYAAPTIEADANQYAQAHGQTPFAKGQFKQVLPKKGYRYGYDDATNGDLCGEQGWYGEETLDVEAVHAMAPGANVVYVAGRSCDDADLDGAINKVVNRKLATVVTNSWGSIGEDEPADYLRAYEQTFIQADLEGIGLFFSSGDDGDDSTVTDDGAPAADFPSTDPFVTAVGGTALQVGKTNNYLGEVGWASGTSSLGPKGRAWQPPAPGDWLYGAGGGVSSLFDQPYYQQGVVPASIANGHRATPDIAMDADPQTGMLVGETQTFPDGTAKYSEYRIGGTSLASPLYAGIEAISDQVYGRSHGFANPAIYALYGSNALRDIVPPKKPSAVVRVNYNNSVDATDGTTPVLRSLDDEAQSIHTAPGWDTITGVGTPNGLAYLTNLG; from the coding sequence ATGATGCACCGATCGATCCGGCGAGCCCTGCTCGCCTCCACCACGGCGGTGGCCGCGCTGACTCCAGCGATCGCCGCCGTACCCGCTCAGGCGGCCCAGCCCGGCCGCGCGACCCTCGACGGCAGCACCCCCGCGTGGGCGCAGCCCGCACGCGATCAGGGCGCCGCTGACGCCTCGCAACCCACCGAGATCAAGGTCTACCTCCCGCTCCGCGACGAGGCGACCGCGATCCAGATGGTCCGCGACGTGTCCGACCCCAAGAGTGCCAACTACGGCAAGTACCTCTCGCCGGACGACTTCCGCTCCCGCTTCGCCCCGACGACCGCCGACGTCCAGGCCGTCTCGCAGTTCCTGACCGACAGCGGCCTGCAGGTCGGCAGCGTCCCGTCCAACAACCACTCGATCACCGCGACCGGGACCCTGCAGCAGGTCGAGACCGCCTTCGGCGTCGACGTCCACAAGTACGCGTTCCGCGGCAAGATCCTCAACGCCCCGACCGGCGCGCTGAGCGTCCCGGCCGCCCTGGCCGGCAAGGTCCTCGCCGTCTCCGGCGTCGACCAGTCCGGCGCGCTGACGAAGCCCGCCAACGCCGGCTCGCGCGCCGCCGACTCCGCCTACAAGACGGCCGCGCCCGACGCGCCCGCCGCCGCCGCGCCGAAGCCCGCCGCGTCGCTGAAGGCCAAGTCGACGACCGGCGCCCCGCCGCCGGACGCGTTCGTCAACGCCCCGCCGTGCTCGGTCTACTTCGGCGAGAAGATCGCCACCGACCTGCCCAAGGCCTACGGGACCTACCAGCCCTACGCGCCGTGCGGCTACACGCCCGCGCAGTTCCAGGGCGCCTACGGGACGACGCAGGCGATCCAGCACCAGCTCGACGGCCGCGGGATCACCGTGGCGATCACCGACGCGTACGCCGCGCCGACGATCGAGGCCGACGCCAACCAGTACGCGCAGGCCCACGGGCAGACGCCGTTCGCCAAGGGCCAGTTCAAGCAGGTGCTCCCGAAGAAGGGCTACCGCTACGGCTACGACGACGCCACCAACGGCGACCTCTGCGGCGAGCAGGGCTGGTACGGCGAGGAGACGCTCGACGTCGAGGCCGTGCACGCGATGGCGCCGGGCGCCAACGTGGTCTACGTCGCCGGCCGCTCGTGCGACGACGCCGACCTCGACGGCGCCATCAACAAGGTCGTCAACAGGAAGCTGGCCACGGTCGTGACCAACTCCTGGGGGTCGATCGGCGAGGACGAGCCCGCCGACTACCTGAGGGCCTACGAGCAGACGTTCATCCAGGCCGACCTCGAGGGCATCGGCCTGTTCTTCTCGTCCGGCGACGACGGCGACGACTCGACGGTGACCGACGACGGCGCGCCCGCCGCGGACTTCCCGTCCACAGACCCGTTCGTGACCGCCGTCGGCGGCACCGCGCTGCAGGTCGGCAAGACCAACAACTACCTCGGCGAGGTCGGTTGGGCGTCGGGCACCTCCTCGCTCGGCCCCAAGGGCAGGGCTTGGCAGCCGCCGGCCCCCGGTGACTGGCTGTACGGCGCGGGCGGCGGCGTGAGCTCGCTGTTCGACCAGCCCTACTACCAGCAGGGCGTGGTCCCGGCGTCGATCGCCAACGGCCACCGCGCCACGCCGGACATCGCGATGGACGCGGACCCGCAGACGGGCATGCTCGTCGGCGAGACGCAGACGTTCCCGGACGGCACCGCGAAGTACAGCGAGTACCGCATCGGCGGCACGTCGCTGGCCTCGCCGCTGTACGCGGGCATCGAGGCGATCTCCGACCAGGTCTACGGCCGCTCGCACGGGTTCGCGAACCCGGCGATCTACGCGCTGTACGGCAGCAACGCGCTGCGGGACATCGTCCCGCCGAAGAAGCCCAGCGCGGTTGTGCGGGTCAACTACAACAACAGCGTCGACGCGACGGACGGGACCACCCCGGTCCTGCGGTCGCTCGACGACGAGGCCCAGTCGATCCACACCGCCCCCGGGTGGGACACGATCACGGGTGTCGGCACGCCGAACGGCCTGGCGTACCTGACGAACCTCGGATGA
- a CDS encoding class I SAM-dependent methyltransferase, with product MSAFVPSHAPGVSVPAASAPPVGYQDGAEQAILQVVREAGDRSVGSPELSAHADDWGTLYHLSPYRSTILDCLGFGAAGDASVLELGAGCGAVTRWLGEHFGHVDAVEGSLERAEVAAARSVDLDGVSVFSTNYSTLDERDAYDMATLIGVLEYSHLYHPDTQEPRAAAFENLRVAHRALRDEGVLVVAIENRMGLKYLSGAREDHSERPFDSINGYPSEDHAVTWSARELEAMLGDAGFGDVDVLVPFPDYKLATTIVDPARVRDEHHVHNWLQGTAPDWGRPRRSPAFSETLAARELVTAGLLKDLANSFLVLAYKGDRDSVRARLGIEHDWAARRYALEGRPVVRKRMTLPASGDLVVVEPVFGAASEREGAEIDLGPFSHALRDTPAVAADLATIDVLRSLKADNNSTAPFLAHVREHAAWLESTHGTGYTDADGVALIDGTALDDTWLNLTTAGQVVASEWRFRGTLPLDYLAWRNVKQFLDHFTEDLPTTWRRDDTATLAWSLITTAGIASTDRLDLARHIEAAFASAAGLGPLIEPDARLLALTDDANRLLILADAEEIIATPSLLSDYAAAISPGDPLTLVLDPTNAHPDLLPRLQHAITAAGLDEATMPDTLVAEPATLPTATALLTATTWGPSDLPRFSGAQLAALSKLARDAA from the coding sequence TTGTCGGCGTTCGTCCCCTCCCACGCGCCGGGCGTCAGCGTGCCCGCGGCGTCCGCACCCCCTGTCGGCTACCAGGACGGTGCCGAGCAGGCGATCCTGCAGGTCGTCCGGGAGGCCGGCGATCGCAGCGTCGGCTCGCCCGAGCTGAGCGCGCACGCCGACGACTGGGGCACGCTCTACCACCTGTCGCCGTACCGCTCGACGATCCTGGACTGCCTCGGCTTCGGCGCCGCGGGCGACGCGTCGGTGCTGGAGCTCGGCGCCGGCTGCGGCGCCGTCACGCGGTGGCTGGGCGAGCACTTCGGGCATGTTGATGCTGTTGAAGGCTCGCTGGAGCGCGCGGAGGTCGCGGCGGCACGGTCTGTCGACCTCGACGGCGTTTCCGTGTTCTCCACCAACTACTCGACGCTCGACGAGCGCGACGCCTATGACATGGCGACGCTGATCGGCGTCCTGGAGTACTCGCACCTCTACCACCCGGACACGCAGGAGCCGCGTGCTGCTGCCTTCGAGAACCTGCGCGTCGCGCATCGCGCGCTGCGGGATGAGGGCGTCCTGGTCGTGGCGATCGAGAACCGGATGGGGTTGAAGTACCTCAGCGGCGCGCGCGAGGACCACTCCGAGCGGCCGTTCGACTCGATCAACGGCTACCCGTCTGAGGATCACGCGGTGACCTGGAGCGCTCGGGAGCTCGAGGCGATGCTCGGCGACGCGGGCTTCGGCGATGTCGATGTCCTCGTCCCGTTCCCGGACTACAAGCTGGCGACGACGATCGTCGATCCGGCCCGCGTGCGCGACGAGCACCACGTGCACAACTGGCTGCAGGGCACGGCGCCGGACTGGGGCCGCCCACGCCGGTCGCCCGCGTTCAGCGAGACGCTGGCCGCCCGCGAGCTGGTCACCGCGGGGTTGTTGAAGGACTTGGCGAACTCGTTCCTGGTGCTGGCCTACAAGGGCGACCGGGACAGCGTTCGCGCGCGCCTCGGGATCGAGCATGACTGGGCTGCCCGGCGCTACGCGCTGGAGGGCCGGCCGGTGGTGCGCAAGCGGATGACGCTGCCGGCCTCCGGCGACCTTGTTGTCGTCGAACCCGTCTTCGGCGCGGCGAGCGAGCGCGAAGGGGCCGAGATCGACCTCGGCCCGTTCTCCCACGCGCTGCGCGACACGCCGGCCGTGGCCGCCGACCTGGCGACGATCGACGTCCTGCGCAGCCTCAAGGCCGACAACAACTCGACCGCGCCGTTCCTGGCCCACGTCCGCGAGCACGCCGCGTGGCTGGAGTCCACCCACGGCACCGGCTACACCGACGCCGACGGCGTCGCCCTGATCGACGGCACCGCGCTCGACGACACCTGGCTCAACCTCACCACCGCCGGTCAGGTCGTCGCCTCCGAATGGCGCTTCCGCGGGACGCTGCCGCTGGACTACCTCGCCTGGCGCAACGTCAAGCAGTTCCTGGACCACTTCACCGAAGACCTCCCCACCACCTGGCGCCGCGACGACACCGCCACCCTCGCCTGGTCCCTCATCACCACCGCCGGCATCGCCTCCACCGACCGCCTCGACCTCGCCCGCCACATCGAAGCAGCGTTCGCCTCCGCCGCCGGCCTCGGCCCCCTCATCGAGCCGGACGCACGGCTCCTGGCGCTCACCGACGACGCGAACCGCCTGCTCATCCTGGCCGACGCGGAGGAGATCATCGCGACACCCTCACTCCTCAGCGACTACGCCGCCGCGATCTCACCCGGCGACCCGCTGACCCTGGTCCTGGACCCAACCAACGCCCACCCGGACCTCCTCCCCCGCCTCCAGCACGCCATCACCGCCGCGGGCCTCGACGAGGCCACGATGCCCGACACCCTCGTCGCCGAGCCGGCCACGCTGCCCACGGCAACGGCGCTGCTGACGGCAACGACCTGGGGCCCGTCCGACCTCCCCCGCTTCTCCGGCGCCCAACTCGCCGCCCTCTCCAAGCTGGCCCGCGACGCCGCCTGA
- a CDS encoding M20 family metallo-hydrolase, producing the protein MSDASRPGTGPGRLHANIAALAELNDDPAAGGITREVYTPTYGRAVELVSEWMREAGLHVGLDEVGNLYGSWAGSDRGASYVMTGSHIDTTLNAGAYDGVLGVLGAIEAVHALRARGFTPRRTLQVVAWAGEEPRFGTGCVGSRCVVGDLSRADLDRLVDRDGVTMAAALSEAGFDPDEVRDAVINPSGVHALVELHIEQAIVLETHGEPIGVVEAIAAPHDFRLVFEGAATHAGATPMSLRRDALVGAAEAVVAVERAARASSSGTTVGTVGVVRALPGAINVVPGVAALDVDVRDSDAAAREEVVARIVEESRAIAEARGLTLRVEEIVIDTPVTCSPDVVAASVAACEELQYNYRRMISGAYHDAMILGRKVPVGMIFVPSRGGVSHHPDEYTAPEELDRGVDVLAGTLERLCR; encoded by the coding sequence GTGAGCGACGCTTCACGCCCCGGCACCGGCCCCGGCCGCCTGCACGCCAACATCGCGGCGCTGGCGGAGCTGAACGACGACCCCGCCGCGGGCGGGATCACGCGCGAGGTCTACACGCCGACCTACGGGCGCGCGGTGGAGCTCGTCTCGGAGTGGATGCGCGAGGCGGGCCTCCATGTCGGCCTCGACGAGGTGGGCAACCTGTACGGGTCGTGGGCGGGCTCGGACCGCGGCGCCTCGTACGTCATGACGGGGTCGCACATCGACACGACGCTGAACGCCGGCGCCTACGACGGCGTGCTCGGCGTGCTGGGCGCGATCGAGGCGGTGCACGCGTTGCGCGCCCGCGGCTTCACGCCGCGCCGCACGCTGCAGGTCGTCGCCTGGGCGGGTGAGGAGCCGCGCTTCGGGACCGGCTGCGTCGGGTCGCGCTGCGTGGTGGGCGACCTGTCACGTGCGGACCTGGACCGGCTCGTGGACCGCGACGGCGTGACGATGGCGGCCGCGCTGAGCGAGGCGGGCTTCGACCCCGACGAGGTGCGCGACGCGGTGATCAACCCGTCCGGCGTCCACGCGCTGGTCGAGCTGCACATCGAGCAGGCGATCGTCCTGGAGACGCACGGCGAGCCGATCGGCGTCGTCGAGGCGATCGCCGCGCCGCACGACTTCCGGCTGGTCTTCGAGGGTGCCGCGACGCACGCGGGCGCGACGCCGATGAGCCTGCGGCGCGACGCGCTGGTCGGCGCGGCCGAGGCGGTCGTGGCGGTCGAGCGCGCAGCGCGCGCGTCGTCGTCGGGCACAACGGTCGGGACGGTCGGCGTCGTGCGCGCGCTGCCGGGCGCGATCAACGTGGTCCCGGGGGTCGCGGCGCTCGACGTGGACGTCCGCGACTCCGACGCGGCCGCGCGCGAGGAGGTCGTCGCCCGGATCGTCGAGGAGTCTCGCGCGATCGCCGAGGCGCGCGGGCTGACGCTGCGCGTCGAGGAGATCGTGATCGACACGCCGGTGACCTGCTCGCCCGACGTCGTGGCCGCGAGCGTCGCCGCCTGCGAGGAGTTGCAGTACAACTACCGGCGCATGATCTCCGGCGCCTACCACGACGCGATGATCCTCGGCCGCAAGGTCCCGGTCGGCATGATCTTCGTGCCCTCCCGCGGCGGGGTCTCGCACCATCCCGACGAGTACACCGCGCCCGAGGAGCTCGACCGCGGGGTCGACGTCCTCGCCGGAACGCTGGAGCGCCTGTGTCGCTGA